The following proteins come from a genomic window of Pirellula staleyi DSM 6068:
- a CDS encoding PQQ-binding-like beta-propeller repeat protein translates to MLSRRTFVAQTIVTGSLGLAGQFLAPGPVRGADWLGFRGPGGLGVAVGKEPPLEWSATSNVRWTASPPGAGNSSPIVVGSQIILAGYDGFNVPGSSSSSPEALTRYLAALDRKTGKPLWKTNFPARLPEQESIRDEHGYATNTPACDGKLIVAFFGKSGVAAFDLQGKQLWTADVGSGLNGWGSAASPLIHKDLVYINASVESEQLIALDKKTGKEVWRARGMKESWNTPVIVENPQGKEELVLAIFGKLLAFDPSTGTPLWNCDTNISWYMVPGLVSHQGIIYCIGGRTGGSLAVKSGGSGDVTDTHRVWVGKKGSNVSSPIYYEGHLYFAHEQLGIVYCADAKTGEIQYEERLPRAAQFYASPILAARRVYYLGRNGRCFVVAAKPSFELLATNDLEAGREVFNASPIALDGELLIRSDRRLYCIGA, encoded by the coding sequence ATGCTCTCGCGACGCACCTTTGTAGCGCAAACCATTGTCACCGGCTCGCTGGGACTCGCTGGTCAGTTCCTTGCCCCAGGCCCAGTGCGGGGGGCTGATTGGCTCGGCTTTCGCGGACCTGGTGGACTCGGAGTGGCTGTCGGAAAAGAGCCTCCGCTCGAGTGGTCGGCAACCAGCAACGTCCGCTGGACCGCTTCCCCACCCGGCGCGGGCAACTCTTCGCCGATCGTCGTCGGCAGTCAGATCATCCTGGCGGGCTACGACGGGTTCAACGTTCCCGGAAGCAGTTCGAGCAGCCCCGAGGCTTTGACGCGCTATCTCGCCGCACTCGACCGCAAAACAGGCAAGCCGCTTTGGAAAACGAACTTCCCCGCGCGTCTTCCCGAGCAGGAGTCGATTCGTGACGAGCATGGCTATGCGACCAACACACCCGCCTGCGATGGCAAGCTGATTGTTGCCTTCTTTGGTAAGTCGGGTGTCGCTGCCTTTGATCTTCAAGGAAAGCAACTTTGGACTGCCGATGTCGGTTCGGGTCTTAATGGTTGGGGCTCTGCTGCTTCCCCCTTAATTCATAAAGACCTGGTTTATATTAATGCCAGTGTCGAGAGCGAACAATTAATTGCGCTCGACAAGAAGACTGGTAAAGAAGTTTGGCGCGCACGAGGAATGAAAGAATCGTGGAATACCCCCGTGATTGTTGAAAATCCCCAAGGAAAAGAAGAGCTAGTGCTTGCTATCTTTGGGAAATTGCTCGCCTTTGATCCCAGCACAGGGACCCCTTTATGGAATTGTGATACCAATATCAGTTGGTATATGGTGCCGGGGCTCGTGTCGCATCAAGGTATTATTTATTGTATTGGTGGCCGGACAGGGGGATCGCTCGCTGTGAAGTCGGGGGGCTCGGGAGATGTGACCGATACGCATCGTGTGTGGGTTGGTAAGAAAGGCTCGAATGTTTCATCGCCCATCTATTATGAGGGTCATCTTTATTTTGCGCACGAGCAATTAGGAATTGTCTACTGCGCCGATGCGAAGACGGGAGAGATTCAGTACGAAGAGCGACTCCCGCGTGCCGCGCAGTTCTATGCCTCGCCGATCCTGGCCGCTAGGCGGGTCTATTACTTGGGGCGGAATGGCCGCTGCTTTGTCGTCGCTGCCAAGCCGTCGTTTGAACTGCTGGCGACCAACGATCTCGAGGCGGGGCGCGAGGTCTTTAACGCCAGCCCGATCGCCCTGGATGGCGAGCTGCTGATTCGGTCGGATCGGAGGCTGTACTGCATCGGCGCGTAG